A stretch of Physeter macrocephalus isolate SW-GA chromosome 1, ASM283717v5, whole genome shotgun sequence DNA encodes these proteins:
- the OR5AC2 gene encoding LOW QUALITY PROTEIN: olfactory receptor 5AC2 (The sequence of the model RefSeq protein was modified relative to this genomic sequence to represent the inferred CDS: inserted 1 base in 1 codon; deleted 1 base in 1 codon; substituted 2 bases at 2 genomic stop codons) has protein sequence MSEGNKTLVTEFALTGLTEXPWLQVLLFIVFLVIYLTTMLGNLGLMALIWKDAHLHTPMYLFLGGLAFADACTSTSVTPRMLVNFLDKTAMLSIAECITXFYFFASSVTTECFLLVAMAYDHYVAIRNPLLYPVVMSNRLCTHFKSMSYAIAFLHPLIHVSLLLRLIFCGSKIIHYFYCEILQLFQISCNDPPVKALMITIFAAFIQISTLMTMIISYTCVLFDILKKKSEKGRSKAFSMCSAHLLSVSLYYGTLXFRYVHPASGLAEDQDKMYSLFYTIIIPLLNTFIYSLRNKEVIGALRRVSKK, from the exons ATGTCAGAAGGAAACAAGACTCTGGTGACTGAGTTTGCTCTTACAGGACTCACAGAGTGACCATGGCTGCAGGTCCTCCTCTTCATTGTGTTCTTGGTCATCTACCTCACCACCATGCTGGGCAACCTTGGACTGATGGCTCTTATTTGGAAGGATGCCCACCTTCACACACCCATGTACTTGTTCCTTGGTGGTTTAGCCTTTGCAGATGCTTGCACTTCAACCTCTGTAACACCCAGGATGCTGGTCAATTTCTTAGACAAGACTGCCATGCTATCCATAGCTGAGTGTAtcacctaattttatttttttgcttccaGTGTAACTACAGAATGTTTCCTCCTGGTAGCGATGGCCTATGACCACTATGTAGCCATACGTAACCCCTTGCTTTATCCAGTGGTGATGTCCAACAGACTCTGCactcattttaaaagtatgtcaTATGCAATTGCTTTTCTGCATCCCCTGATTCATGTGAGTTTATTATTAAGATTAATTTTCTGTGGTTCTAAGATAATACATTATTTCTATTGTGAAATTTTACAACTGTTCCAAATTTCATGCAATGACCCACCCGTTAAGGCACTAATGATAACTATTTTTGCAGCTTTTATACAAATATCCACTTTAATGACCATGATAATCTCTTATACTTGTGTGCTCtttgacattctg aaaaaaaagtctgaaaagggCAGAAGCAAAGCCTTCTCCATGTGCAGTGCCCATCTGCTCTCTGTCTCATTGTACTATGGCACGC ATTTCAGGTATGTGCACCCTGCATCGGGCCTAGCTGAAGATCAGGACAAAATGTATTCCCTATTTTATACGATTATAATTCCCCTGCTAAACACATTTATTTACAGCTTGAGAAATAAAGAGGTTATAGGTGCCTTGAGAAGAGTTTCAAAGAAGTAA